The sequence GGCGATGTTCTGCTTGAGCGGTATGTCCGAAAGACTGGAAAGCAGAGCGTAGAGTTCGGTGGATGAGGCGCTGTCTCCCTCCACGCCCTCGTAGGACTGCTCGAAGCACAGGCTTGCCGAAAGAGATAGAGGGTGCTCCTGGGCGTACCTCCAGCCCAGATAGCCGCTCAGGATGAGGACACCCTTGTCGTGGATGCGACCGCTGAGCTGGGATTCCCGCTCGATATTGATGACGCCGCTGCGGCCGAGGAAAGTCTTGCAGGTAATGCGGGAGGGCTTGCCAAAGGTAACGTCCCCCAGACTGTAGATAGCCAGGCCGTTCACCTGGCCGACCACTTCGCCGGTGGTATCGATGAAGATGGTGCCGCGCTCGATAAGCTCGCTGATGCGCTCATCGGGCAGGTTATGGCGGAAGCGCCGCTCCTCCGTTGCTTTTTCCACATGCCCGGCGCTGACCAGCGATGCTCCATCACGCCGCGCCCAGAACTCCGCCTCCTCCACCAGCTCTTTTATCCAGGAAAAACGGGAAGACAGCTTCTCCTGGTCGCCAACCACGCGCGCCGCGTACTCCACCACCTTGGCCACGCCGGCGCGGTCGAAATGGTGCAGCTCGCACTCCTCACAGTAGCCGGCGATGAAGGCGGCAAAGGCCTTGAGGTTCGGGTTCGTTTTGTCGAGCTGGAAATCGAAGTCGGCTTTTACCTTGAATATCTCCCAGAAGTCCTCGTCGTACATGGAGAGGAGCTGGTAGAGCATGCCATCACCGATGAGGATTACTTTGACGTTGGTCGGCATCGGCTGTGGCTTCAACCCCTGCGGAGCGATGAGGCCAAACTGCTCAAAAGGGTCTTCAATGCGGACTTCTTTGGTTCTGATGGCGCGTTTCAAAGCCGGCCAGACGGCAGGATTGGTCAAGACATCATTGGCACTGAGCAGCAGGTAGCCGCCGTTGGCCAGCTGCAGCGCTCCCGGCTTCAACATGGTATGGTCGCTGAGGTAACCGCCAAAGAGGAAGCGACGCTCGATTTTGCCAAACAGGTTGGCGTAGTTTGGGTTTGGCTCCGTTATCACGGGCGGCCCCTCGGTGGCGCTGTTATCGACAAATATATTCACCTGGAAAGGCAAAAAAGGCTCTCGGCCGCCCATCATCTGGCTCGGGGTGATGCCAAGCATCGGTGATGGCTGCGGCTCTTCCCTTTCCTTGAACATATCCAGGTTATCCAGGGTGAAAGACTTGAGGTCATTGAGGTACTGCATGATTTTTTCCGAGCCCTTGTAGGCATTGAGCAGGTCCCGGAAAAGGCGGGAGATGGTGAAATCGGCGACCGTTTTATCCGTGTTCTGTAGCTTTTCCACGGTCTGGCTTTCAACTTCACGTATTTTCTCAAAGGTGGCACGCACTCTCTTGAGCAGCTCGTTTCGTCTCTTCTCTATTCCCTTGCGCACCGACCTGTCCAGTGCCAGATAATCGGCCTGGGAAACGGCCTTGCCGTCAACCACCGGAAACAGCGCCGGTCCCACCGAAGTCATCTGCAACTGAAAGCCCTGTCGCTGTGCTTCCTCGGCGGTTTCTTCAAGGAGCTTCTGCTGCCTGGTCTGGCTTTCCTCCACCGCCTTTTTTCTCTCCGAGGTGTACTCCTCGCCGGAGAAAGCCTTGGCCAGTTCCTCTTTGAGTTTTTGCAGCAGGTTTTTTATCTGGTCGCGAAAAGGCTTCCCCTTTCCCTGCGGCAGGCTTATAATCTGTGGCCGGTCGGGGTCGGCGAAGTTATAAAGGTAGCACCAGTCTTCAAGCTGGCGTTTCTCCTCCACTTTTTTTCTTTCCACCAGCCGCTGGATGTAGGTTTTCACCACGGTGGTCTTGCCGGTACCGGTCAGGCCGGCAACATAGATATTGTAGCCCTCACGGTCCATGGAAAGGCCAAACTCAATGGCACGTATCGCGCGGTCCTGACCAACGAACTCGCGCAGCGGAGCCAGGTTCTTGGTGTGATCGAATTCAAAGATATTCGGGTCGCATTCCCAGCGCAATTTACTGACTGGAACTTCATATTTCTTGATATCCATGCTTTCCCCCGGTCTGATGCCTGTTTGCAAGACGTTTGACACTATTGTTATACCACTAGTTATAGGCTTATTCAAGGAGGAATGCCAGCGAAATTTTATCCTTAAATGCTTCCGTCATTCTGCTCGTTTTGATTATACAAAATACCTGAAATTCATAAATTTTTTGATTTGTTTTAAAATAAATTTTACAGTAATATTGACAAGAATATGACGCATCTGGTATTCTATTCGATAATTGTGTGCCCGAAGCATAATTAGCTTGCTCAAACCGTTACCGTAACTTAGCCGGATAATTTTTTTAAATATAGTTCGGTATGAGATTTTTAATAACAGCGGTTGTTGCCTATTTACTGTACCTAATTCTAACTATCGGTTCCGGCAATTTACTTCTTTGGAATAGAGCAGAGTTAATCATCGGGGCAATCTTTGCCCTGGCGGTTGCCGCTCTGGTCAAGAACAGATACCTCAAGAAAAGCCTGCGCATGCTCAATCCAGCCAGGTGGTTTATCTGGCTCATTTATCTGTTCCCCTTTTTCTTTGCCATGGCGCAGGCAAATATTGACGTTGCCTATCGTGTTCTCACCGGCAGGATAAATCCGGGCATCGTGAAAATCTCCCCCAATTTGAAAAACGACATGGCGCTCACCATCCTGGCCAATTCCATCACCCTGACGCCGGGGACTTTGAGCGTTGACGTGGACGAGGAAACCAACGACCTGTACGTGCACTGGATAAACGTGCAACCCGATGTACTCAAGGAGATGCCCAGAGACTACCATCCGATTTGTAACAATTTCCCCGACTGGGCAAGGAGGATAGCGGGATAATGTGGCTTCCGGTAACAATCGTGGTGGCAGTCTGCGTTCTAGTGTGCGTTGCCAGGGTATTCATCGGGCCGGGAGCGCCAACCCGCCTTGTTGCCTTTGACACCACCAATACGCTGGTTGTTGCCCTTCTGGTGGTCCTGGCAATAATGTTCAATCAGGTCGTCTTTGTTGATGTCGCCATTGTCTATGCGGTGCTCTCGTTTATAATGACGCTTTACATGGCCAGATTCATCGAAGGAAAGAAGTTTTAAATGGGTGCATTGAATGTAATAACCTATATATTTATTGTGATTGGCCTGTTCTTTAACGTGGTCGGTGTCTTCGGGCTGCACCGATTTCCCGACGTGTACACCAGACTGCACGCCGCCACGAAGTGCACCACATTTGGCTCGATATTCCTTATTCTGGCTGTTATCGTACAGTCAGCCGGCATCTGGGCAATGGAAGGAACTTACTCATCCCAGTCCATTCTCTCCATACACGCCGTAATTGCGCTTGTTATTCTGCTCGTTACCAACGCGACGGGTGCGCATGCGATTGCTCGGGCAGCGCATCGCAGCGGCGAAAAGCCCGCCAGAGCCGTTGTTGATGACCTTGAAGGGAAGGAAATTAATGATTGAAGCCGCCGTCCTGCATATCATAACGCCGCTGGCCATAGTTATCTGCGCCATATTTGTGGCCATATTCCGGGACCTTCTGTATGCCACAATAGCACTGGCGATGATGAGTCTTCTCATGGCAGTAGAGTTTTATCTGCTGCGTGCCCCTGACGTGGCTATTGCTGAAGCTGGCATTGGCGCGGCGGTAACGACGGCTATCTTTATTATTGCCA comes from Chloroflexota bacterium and encodes:
- the mnhG gene encoding monovalent cation/H(+) antiporter subunit G; this translates as MGALNVITYIFIVIGLFFNVVGVFGLHRFPDVYTRLHAATKCTTFGSIFLILAVIVQSAGIWAMEGTYSSQSILSIHAVIALVILLVTNATGAHAIARAAHRSGEKPARAVVDDLEGKEIND
- a CDS encoding Na+/H+ antiporter subunit E, with the protein product MRFLITAVVAYLLYLILTIGSGNLLLWNRAELIIGAIFALAVAALVKNRYLKKSLRMLNPARWFIWLIYLFPFFFAMAQANIDVAYRVLTGRINPGIVKISPNLKNDMALTILANSITLTPGTLSVDVDEETNDLYVHWINVQPDVLKEMPRDYHPICNNFPDWARRIAG
- a CDS encoding DUF4040 domain-containing protein, with the translated sequence MIEAAVLHIITPLAIVICAIFVAIFRDLLYATIALAMMSLLMAVEFYLLRAPDVAIAEAGIGAAVTTAIFIIAIRATKRME
- a CDS encoding cation:proton antiporter (subunit F of antiporter complex involved in resistance to high concentrations of Na+, K+, Li+ and/or alkali; in S. meliloti it is known to be involved specifically with K+ transport), whose translation is MWLPVTIVVAVCVLVCVARVFIGPGAPTRLVAFDTTNTLVVALLVVLAIMFNQVVFVDVAIVYAVLSFIMTLYMARFIEGKKF
- a CDS encoding AAA family ATPase; the protein is MDIKKYEVPVSKLRWECDPNIFEFDHTKNLAPLREFVGQDRAIRAIEFGLSMDREGYNIYVAGLTGTGKTTVVKTYIQRLVERKKVEEKRQLEDWCYLYNFADPDRPQIISLPQGKGKPFRDQIKNLLQKLKEELAKAFSGEEYTSERKKAVEESQTRQQKLLEETAEEAQRQGFQLQMTSVGPALFPVVDGKAVSQADYLALDRSVRKGIEKRRNELLKRVRATFEKIREVESQTVEKLQNTDKTVADFTISRLFRDLLNAYKGSEKIMQYLNDLKSFTLDNLDMFKEREEPQPSPMLGITPSQMMGGREPFLPFQVNIFVDNSATEGPPVITEPNPNYANLFGKIERRFLFGGYLSDHTMLKPGALQLANGGYLLLSANDVLTNPAVWPALKRAIRTKEVRIEDPFEQFGLIAPQGLKPQPMPTNVKVILIGDGMLYQLLSMYDEDFWEIFKVKADFDFQLDKTNPNLKAFAAFIAGYCEECELHHFDRAGVAKVVEYAARVVGDQEKLSSRFSWIKELVEEAEFWARRDGASLVSAGHVEKATEERRFRHNLPDERISELIERGTIFIDTTGEVVGQVNGLAIYSLGDVTFGKPSRITCKTFLGRSGVINIERESQLSGRIHDKGVLILSGYLGWRYAQEHPLSLSASLCFEQSYEGVEGDSASSTELYALLSSLSDIPLKQNIAVTGSVNQKGEVQPIGGVNQKIEGFYQVCRAKGINGDQGVVIPRANLRNLMLRPEVTEAVKEGKFHIYAVSTVDEGIEVLTGVAAGKRGKNGKYPAGTINRKVADTLKEMADKLKKFYGLSNEEREKKKPAR